A single region of the Streptomyces sp. ITFR-16 genome encodes:
- a CDS encoding pyruvate carboxylase: MFEKVLVANRGEIAIRAFRAAFELGISTVAVYPHEDRNSLHRAKADEAYRIGEPGHPVRAYLSVDEVIKAARKAGADAVYPGYGFLSENPDLAAACSEAGITFVGPPSQVLNLTGNKSRAVAAAREAGVPVLKSSEPSEDVDTLVAASEDIGFPVFVKAVAGGGGRGMRRVAEAAELREAIDAAMREARSAFGDATVFLEQAVINPRHIEVQILADAEGNVVHLYERDCSLQRRHQKVVEIAPAPNLDPELRARICADAVAFARHIGYVNAGTVEFLVDERGNHVFIEMNPRIQVEHTVTEQVTGRDLVIAQLRIAAGMTLPQLHLSQDDITLNGTAMQCRITTEDPANGFRPDTGTISAYRSPGGPGVRLDGGTVHTGAEVSAHFDSMLVKLTCHGHDFANAARRARRAIAEFRIRGVATNLPFLGAVLDHPDFRAGRITTSFIDEHPELILARPSADRGSRMLGYLAETTVNRPYGPRPAVIDPAEKLPALPPGTPPAGSRQRLAELGPERFAAELRAQSAVAVTDTTFRDAHQSLLATRVRTRDLLAVAPHVARTVPELLSIECWGGATYDVALRFLAEDPWERLVKLREAVPNICTQMLLRGRNTVGYTPYPTEVTEAFVSEAASAGMDIFRIFDALNDVSQMRPAIDAVRATGTSVAEVALCYTADLSDPGETLYTLDYYLRLAEQIVEAGAHVLAIKDMAGLLRPPAARTLVTALRERFDLPVHLHTHDTAGGQLGTLIAAIDAGVDAVDAAVASMAGTTSQPPLSALVAATDHTERATGLSLQAVGDLEPYWEATRKVYAPFESGLASPTGRIYHHEIPGGQLSNLRQQAIALGLGDRFELIEDCYAAADRMLGRLVKVTPSSKVVGDLALHLVGAGVEAADFEADPGKFDVPDSVIGFLRGELGDPPGGWPEPFRTRALKGRPEKAQAPQLSDEDREGLEKSPRATLNRLLFPGPTKEFEAHREAYGDTSVLPTPDFLYGLETETEHTVTLDPGVTLLIELEAISEADERGFRSVLATLNGQLRPVSVRDRSVATEVKAAEKADRADEGHVAAPFAGVVTLQVAEGDSVSAGQTVATIEAMKMEASITAQSAGVVRRLAIGRVQQVEAGDLLIEIG; this comes from the coding sequence ATGTTCGAGAAGGTATTGGTCGCCAACCGCGGGGAGATCGCGATCCGCGCGTTCCGCGCGGCGTTCGAGCTCGGCATCTCCACCGTGGCCGTGTATCCGCACGAGGACCGCAACTCCCTGCACCGGGCGAAGGCCGACGAGGCCTACCGGATCGGGGAGCCGGGGCACCCCGTCAGGGCGTACCTCTCGGTGGACGAGGTGATCAAGGCCGCGCGCAAGGCGGGCGCCGACGCCGTCTATCCGGGCTACGGCTTCCTGTCGGAGAACCCGGATCTGGCAGCCGCGTGCTCCGAGGCGGGCATCACGTTCGTCGGACCCCCGTCGCAGGTGCTGAATCTGACGGGCAACAAGTCCCGGGCGGTCGCCGCCGCGCGGGAGGCCGGGGTACCGGTCCTGAAGTCGTCCGAGCCGTCGGAGGACGTGGACACGCTCGTCGCGGCCTCCGAGGACATCGGCTTCCCGGTCTTCGTCAAGGCCGTCGCCGGTGGCGGCGGGCGCGGGATGCGCCGGGTCGCGGAGGCGGCCGAGCTGCGCGAGGCGATCGACGCGGCGATGCGCGAGGCCCGCTCCGCGTTCGGCGACGCGACGGTCTTCCTGGAGCAGGCGGTGATCAACCCCCGCCACATCGAGGTGCAGATCCTCGCCGACGCCGAGGGCAACGTGGTGCACCTGTACGAGCGGGACTGCTCGCTCCAGCGCCGGCACCAGAAGGTCGTGGAGATCGCGCCCGCCCCGAACCTGGACCCGGAGCTGCGGGCGCGGATCTGCGCGGACGCCGTCGCCTTCGCCCGGCACATCGGCTATGTGAACGCGGGCACCGTCGAATTCCTCGTCGACGAGCGCGGCAACCACGTCTTCATCGAGATGAACCCGCGCATCCAGGTCGAGCACACCGTGACCGAGCAGGTCACCGGTCGCGACCTGGTCATCGCGCAGCTGCGCATCGCCGCGGGCATGACCCTGCCCCAACTGCACCTGTCCCAGGACGACATCACGCTCAACGGCACGGCGATGCAGTGCCGCATCACCACGGAGGACCCGGCCAACGGCTTCCGTCCGGACACCGGCACCATCTCCGCCTACCGCTCCCCCGGCGGCCCCGGCGTCCGGCTGGACGGCGGCACGGTCCACACGGGCGCCGAGGTGTCCGCCCACTTCGACTCGATGCTGGTCAAACTCACCTGCCACGGCCATGACTTCGCCAACGCGGCGCGGCGGGCGCGCCGGGCCATCGCCGAGTTCCGTATCCGGGGGGTGGCCACCAATCTGCCCTTCCTCGGGGCGGTGCTGGACCACCCGGACTTCCGGGCGGGACGCATCACGACCAGCTTCATCGACGAGCACCCCGAGCTGATCCTCGCCCGCCCGTCGGCCGACCGCGGCAGCCGGATGCTGGGCTATCTGGCCGAGACCACCGTCAACCGGCCCTACGGCCCGCGCCCCGCGGTCATCGACCCCGCAGAGAAGCTGCCCGCCCTGCCGCCCGGGACGCCGCCGGCCGGTTCGCGCCAGCGGCTGGCCGAGCTCGGCCCGGAGCGCTTCGCCGCCGAGCTGCGCGCGCAGTCCGCCGTGGCCGTCACCGACACCACGTTCCGCGACGCCCATCAGTCGCTGCTCGCCACCCGGGTCAGGACCCGGGACCTGCTGGCCGTCGCGCCGCATGTCGCCCGGACCGTCCCCGAGCTGCTGAGCATCGAGTGCTGGGGCGGCGCCACCTACGACGTGGCGCTGCGCTTCCTGGCCGAGGACCCGTGGGAGCGGCTGGTCAAGCTCCGCGAGGCCGTGCCCAACATCTGTACGCAGATGCTGCTGCGCGGCCGCAACACGGTGGGCTACACGCCCTACCCGACCGAGGTGACCGAGGCGTTCGTCAGCGAGGCCGCCTCCGCCGGGATGGACATCTTCCGGATCTTCGACGCCCTCAACGACGTGTCCCAGATGCGTCCGGCGATCGACGCGGTGCGGGCCACCGGGACCTCGGTCGCGGAGGTGGCGCTCTGCTACACCGCCGACCTCTCCGACCCCGGCGAGACGCTGTACACGCTGGACTACTACCTGCGGCTCGCCGAGCAGATCGTGGAGGCGGGCGCCCATGTGCTCGCCATCAAGGACATGGCCGGGCTGCTGCGTCCGCCTGCCGCACGCACCCTGGTGACGGCGCTGCGCGAGCGGTTCGACCTGCCGGTGCATCTGCACACCCACGACACGGCGGGCGGGCAGCTGGGCACGCTGATCGCCGCCATCGACGCGGGGGTGGACGCGGTGGACGCGGCCGTCGCCTCGATGGCCGGCACCACCAGCCAGCCCCCGCTGTCGGCGCTGGTCGCCGCGACCGACCACACCGAGCGCGCGACGGGCCTCTCGCTCCAGGCGGTCGGCGACCTGGAGCCGTACTGGGAGGCGACCCGCAAGGTCTACGCCCCCTTCGAGTCCGGGCTCGCCTCGCCCACCGGCCGGATCTACCACCACGAGATCCCCGGCGGGCAGTTGTCCAACCTGCGCCAGCAGGCCATCGCCCTCGGGCTCGGCGACCGCTTCGAGCTCATCGAGGACTGCTATGCCGCGGCCGACCGCATGCTCGGCCGGCTGGTGAAGGTGACCCCGTCGTCGAAGGTGGTCGGTGACCTGGCGCTGCATCTGGTGGGCGCGGGCGTGGAGGCGGCCGACTTCGAGGCCGACCCGGGGAAGTTCGACGTACCGGACTCGGTGATCGGCTTCCTCCGCGGCGAGCTGGGCGACCCGCCCGGCGGCTGGCCGGAGCCGTTCCGCACCCGGGCGCTGAAGGGCCGTCCGGAGAAGGCGCAGGCGCCGCAGCTGTCGGACGAGGACCGGGAAGGCCTGGAGAAGTCGCCTCGCGCCACGCTCAACCGGCTGCTCTTCCCCGGCCCGACCAAGGAGTTCGAGGCGCACCGCGAGGCGTACGGCGACACCTCCGTGCTGCCGACTCCGGACTTCCTGTACGGGCTGGAGACGGAGACCGAGCACACCGTCACGCTCGATCCCGGGGTCACCCTGCTGATCGAGCTGGAGGCCATCTCCGAGGCGGACGAGCGCGGCTTCCGCAGCGTACTGGCCACGCTCAACGGGCAGTTGCGGCCGGTGTCGGTCCGGGACCGGTCGGTCGCCACCGAGGTCAAGGCCGCCGAGAAGGCGGACCGCGCCGACGAGGGCCATGTGGCGGCCCCGTTCGCCGGGGTGGTCACGCTCCAGGTGGCGGAGGGCGACTCGGTGTCGGCCGGGCAGACGGTGGCCACGATCGAGGCGATGAAGATGGAGGCCTCGATCACCGCCCAGTCCGCAGGGGTGGTGCGGCGGCTCGCGATCGGCCGTGTCCAGCAGGTCGAGGCGGGCGATCTGCTCATCGAGATCGGCTGA
- a CDS encoding FUSC family protein encodes MPRLHALPAALSRSGRRRGTARVRRALSPRGALALQSVDGALSFALRAALAMALPALPMALAGHADLAVYAMLGSFTTTFGRNLPYARRARVLALVAVTMTACVAGGSALAAWADPRSGGAGAAVVVAAMAAVAGAAKFACDAARLSGLGAVLLLFSFAVAANGSPGAGDILPRTALAASGAAVAWVLAVSGRLVHPDRPQRLAAAAALRTVADLREAGAGDARGHRHRATAAVLQAYRTLGAMPPDAAGRTVRGDSLIRLTDLSWALLNDSADGAPDLVPLLRRQARVLAGRRRDPQPLPGLAALMPAGGAGPVREVPATGHAAGLRATELTTGARPGGHGRTAVLLVPALRMTLGTGLAGGAALALGLGHGYWAAISAAAVLHSVNVRTAAQRAVQRTLGTVAGLLLALGVLATGPGPVVLVLVIVLLEFLLEYVVARNYGFGVVFLTPLALLLTDLAAPSPAGTLVQDRALGSVVGVVIALGCALVVVHDHAAVRVQRALAACTQASDGAAYAMGAGAEASFPVLQAHLAAAVVELREADDAAAGEIWSAEIDPTELAAAEQRAHLLLGRLARWR; translated from the coding sequence ATGCCCCGTTTGCACGCGCTGCCCGCCGCGCTGAGCAGGAGCGGCCGGCGGCGCGGGACGGCCCGGGTCCGCCGCGCGCTCTCCCCGCGCGGCGCACTCGCCCTGCAGAGCGTGGACGGTGCCCTGTCCTTCGCCCTGCGCGCCGCCCTCGCCATGGCCCTGCCGGCGCTGCCGATGGCCCTGGCCGGCCACGCCGACCTGGCCGTCTACGCCATGCTGGGCTCCTTCACCACCACATTCGGCCGCAACCTGCCCTACGCCCGGCGCGCCCGTGTCCTCGCGCTGGTCGCGGTGACCATGACCGCGTGTGTGGCGGGCGGTTCGGCCCTCGCCGCATGGGCGGACCCCCGGAGCGGAGGAGCGGGCGCCGCCGTGGTGGTCGCGGCCATGGCCGCGGTGGCGGGCGCCGCCAAGTTCGCCTGCGACGCGGCCCGTCTGAGCGGGCTCGGCGCGGTCCTGCTGCTGTTCTCCTTCGCCGTGGCCGCCAACGGCTCGCCGGGGGCGGGCGACATCCTCCCCCGGACCGCGCTGGCCGCGTCGGGCGCCGCCGTCGCCTGGGTCCTGGCCGTGTCGGGCCGCCTCGTGCACCCGGACCGTCCGCAGCGCCTCGCCGCGGCGGCGGCGCTGCGGACGGTCGCGGACCTGCGGGAGGCCGGCGCGGGTGACGCCCGCGGCCACCGGCACCGGGCGACCGCCGCCGTGCTCCAGGCCTACCGGACTCTTGGCGCGATGCCCCCGGACGCTGCCGGGCGGACCGTCCGGGGGGACAGCCTCATCCGCCTCACCGACCTCTCCTGGGCGCTGCTGAACGACAGCGCGGACGGCGCGCCGGACCTCGTACCCCTCCTGCGCCGGCAGGCCCGTGTACTCGCAGGCCGCCGGCGCGACCCGCAGCCGCTGCCGGGGCTGGCGGCGCTGATGCCCGCCGGCGGGGCCGGCCCGGTCCGGGAGGTGCCCGCCACCGGACACGCCGCCGGGCTGCGCGCCACGGAGCTGACGACGGGAGCCCGCCCCGGCGGCCACGGCCGGACGGCGGTGCTGCTCGTCCCCGCCCTGCGGATGACCCTCGGCACCGGTCTCGCGGGCGGGGCGGCGCTCGCGCTGGGCCTCGGACACGGCTACTGGGCGGCGATCAGCGCGGCGGCGGTGCTGCACTCCGTCAACGTCCGCACGGCGGCGCAGCGGGCCGTCCAGCGCACGCTGGGCACCGTCGCCGGACTGCTGCTCGCCCTCGGCGTCCTGGCCACAGGCCCCGGGCCCGTCGTGCTCGTCCTCGTCATCGTGCTGCTGGAATTCCTGCTGGAGTACGTCGTGGCCCGCAACTACGGCTTCGGCGTCGTCTTCCTCACCCCGCTGGCCCTGCTGCTGACCGACCTGGCCGCTCCCTCGCCCGCCGGGACCCTCGTCCAGGACCGGGCGCTGGGCAGCGTGGTCGGTGTCGTCATCGCGCTGGGCTGCGCGCTCGTGGTCGTCCACGACCACGCCGCCGTGCGCGTCCAGCGGGCGCTGGCGGCCTGCACCCAGGCATCCGACGGCGCCGCGTACGCGATGGGCGCCGGCGCGGAGGCGTCGTTCCCGGTGCTCCAGGCCCATCTCGCGGCAGCCGTCGTGGAGTTGCGCGAGGCGGACGACGCGGCGGCGGGCGAAATCTGGTCCGCCGAGATCGATCCCACCGAACTCGCGGCGGCGGAGCAGCGCGCCCATCTGCTCCTCGGCCGGCTCGCCAGGTGGCGGTGA
- a CDS encoding ABC transporter ATP-binding protein produces MNTPDTPRPRQGADILRTALRRNVGAMAWGTVLMGLYQAGETAFPIALGLIVEHTLQHRSPGSLGLSIGALAVIITTVSLSWRFGMRILQKANTTEAHRWRVQVAACGLQPVARDVDLKSGEVLTIATEDADQTADIIEVVPLLFSSLVAVLVAAVALGLADLRLGLLVIVGTVAILSVLSVMSRRIGAGTQEQQARVARAGAKVADLITGLRPLHGFGGNHAAFRSYRAVSAEAKQQSITVARVNGVYAGTALALNAVLAAAVTLTAGYLAFAGRITIGELVMAVGLAQFIMEPLKMFSEMPKYVMMARASAERMALVLSAPPVTTPGQESPAEGGSLEIDCVRYGALRRLKFEVAAGEFVAIAAYQPRAAADFASILAVNVPPQAYEGVVRVSGQEIADLSAEAVRAHMLVNPYDGEIFAGTLRTNIDPSGTSRTVPEAVEASMLTDVVALHREGLDYTVRDRGANLSGGQRQRLSLARALAADTDVLVLHNPTTAVDAVTEQLIARNIAKLRRGRTTVVITSSPAVLDAADRVLVLDDGVITAEDTHRNLLATDEAYCLAVAR; encoded by the coding sequence ATGAACACTCCTGACACCCCGCGGCCCCGCCAGGGCGCCGACATCCTGCGCACCGCGCTGCGGCGCAACGTCGGCGCCATGGCCTGGGGCACCGTCCTCATGGGCCTGTACCAGGCCGGTGAGACGGCCTTCCCGATCGCGCTCGGCCTGATCGTCGAGCACACCCTGCAGCACCGGAGCCCCGGTTCGCTCGGGCTGTCGATCGGCGCGCTGGCCGTGATCATCACGACCGTCTCGCTGTCGTGGCGGTTCGGGATGCGGATCCTGCAGAAGGCCAACACGACCGAGGCACACCGCTGGCGGGTGCAGGTCGCGGCCTGCGGCCTGCAGCCGGTGGCCCGGGACGTGGACCTGAAGTCCGGCGAGGTGCTGACCATCGCCACCGAGGACGCCGACCAGACCGCCGACATCATCGAGGTGGTGCCGCTGCTGTTCAGCTCGCTGGTCGCGGTCCTGGTCGCCGCCGTCGCGCTCGGTCTGGCCGATCTCCGGCTCGGGCTGCTGGTGATCGTGGGCACCGTCGCGATCCTGTCGGTGCTCAGCGTCATGTCCCGCCGTATCGGAGCCGGCACCCAGGAGCAGCAGGCCCGGGTGGCACGGGCGGGCGCCAAGGTCGCCGACCTGATCACCGGTCTGCGCCCGCTGCACGGCTTCGGCGGCAATCACGCCGCGTTCCGCTCCTACCGCGCGGTCAGCGCCGAGGCGAAGCAGCAGTCGATCACCGTCGCCCGGGTGAACGGGGTGTACGCGGGCACCGCACTGGCCCTCAACGCGGTCCTCGCCGCCGCCGTCACCCTGACAGCCGGCTATCTGGCCTTCGCCGGCCGGATCACCATCGGGGAACTCGTCATGGCCGTGGGCCTCGCGCAGTTCATCATGGAACCGCTCAAGATGTTCTCGGAGATGCCCAAGTACGTGATGATGGCGCGCGCGTCGGCCGAGCGGATGGCGCTGGTCCTGTCCGCGCCGCCGGTGACGACCCCGGGACAGGAGAGCCCGGCCGAGGGCGGATCGCTGGAGATCGACTGTGTACGGTACGGGGCGCTGCGCCGGCTGAAGTTCGAGGTGGCCGCCGGGGAGTTCGTGGCGATCGCCGCCTACCAGCCGCGTGCCGCCGCCGACTTCGCCTCGATCCTCGCGGTGAACGTCCCGCCGCAGGCGTACGAGGGAGTGGTGCGGGTCAGCGGGCAGGAGATCGCGGACCTGTCGGCCGAGGCGGTCCGCGCGCACATGCTGGTGAACCCGTACGACGGGGAGATCTTCGCCGGCACCCTGCGGACGAACATCGACCCGTCGGGCACCAGCCGTACGGTGCCCGAGGCCGTCGAGGCGTCCATGCTGACCGATGTCGTCGCCCTCCACCGCGAGGGGCTCGACTACACCGTCCGCGACCGGGGCGCGAACCTCTCCGGCGGCCAGCGCCAGCGGCTCTCGCTGGCCCGCGCGCTCGCCGCCGACACCGACGTCCTGGTGCTCCACAACCCGACGACGGCCGTCGACGCGGTGACCGAACAGCTCATCGCGCGCAACATCGCGAAGCTGCGCCGGGGCCGTACCACCGTCGTGATCACCAGCAGCCCGGCGGTGCTGGACGCCGCCGACCGGGTCCTCGTCCTGGACGACGGCGTCATCACGGCGGAGGACACCCACCGCAACCTCCTGGCCACCGACGAGGCGTACTGCCTCGCGGTGGCCAGGTGA
- a CDS encoding MbtH family protein: MSTNPFDDPEGRFLVLVNDEGQHSLWPSFAEVPGGWTIAFEENTREACLAYVEANWTDLRPRSLAASMDA; encoded by the coding sequence ATGAGCACCAACCCGTTCGACGACCCCGAAGGCCGTTTCCTGGTCCTGGTGAACGACGAGGGCCAGCACTCCCTGTGGCCGTCGTTCGCCGAGGTGCCCGGAGGGTGGACGATCGCCTTCGAGGAGAACACGCGGGAAGCGTGCCTCGCCTACGTCGAAGCCAACTGGACCGATCTGCGCCCCCGGTCGCTCGCGGCGTCCATGGACGCCTGA
- the argB gene encoding acetylglutamate kinase yields MEEDLRPVVIKFGGNAMVDASLQQAFAQDVVELWRAGLRPVVVHGGGPQISAMLDRLGLESRFEAGLRVTTAETMEVVRMVLSGRVQRELVGHINTHGPYAVGMTGEDAHTMTAVRRPAWVDGVAVDIGQVGDITEVNPAMVRSLLTQGHIPVVSPVARGTDGQVYNVNADLAASALAVALGAERLVMLTDVEGLYADWPRSTEVIRHLTADALDGLLPSLASGMLPKMEGCLRAVRGGVGRADVLDGRVPHAVLRGVLGENGAGTTVVPEPCQDRATSAV; encoded by the coding sequence ATGGAAGAGGATCTGAGACCGGTCGTCATCAAGTTCGGCGGCAACGCCATGGTGGACGCGAGTCTGCAACAGGCGTTCGCCCAGGACGTCGTGGAGTTGTGGCGAGCTGGTCTGCGCCCGGTCGTCGTGCACGGGGGCGGCCCGCAGATCAGCGCGATGCTCGACCGCCTGGGCCTGGAGAGCCGCTTCGAGGCGGGTCTGCGGGTGACCACGGCGGAGACCATGGAGGTCGTCCGCATGGTGCTTTCCGGCCGGGTCCAGCGCGAACTGGTGGGCCACATCAACACCCACGGGCCGTACGCCGTGGGCATGACCGGCGAGGACGCGCACACCATGACGGCCGTGCGGCGGCCGGCCTGGGTGGACGGCGTGGCGGTGGACATCGGCCAGGTCGGGGACATCACCGAGGTCAACCCGGCCATGGTCCGCAGCCTTCTGACGCAGGGTCATATACCGGTGGTCTCGCCCGTGGCCCGGGGGACGGACGGGCAGGTCTACAACGTCAACGCCGATCTCGCCGCCTCGGCCCTGGCCGTGGCCCTCGGCGCGGAGCGGCTGGTGATGCTCACCGACGTGGAGGGGCTGTACGCGGACTGGCCGCGCAGCACCGAGGTGATCCGGCATCTCACGGCGGACGCGCTGGACGGACTGCTGCCCTCACTGGCCAGCGGCATGCTGCCCAAGATGGAGGGCTGCCTGCGCGCAGTGCGGGGCGGAGTGGGCCGGGCCGACGTCCTCGACGGCCGGGTGCCGCACGCGGTGCTGCGGGGCGTCCTCGGCGAGAACGGCGCCGGCACCACCGTGGTTCCCGAACCCTGCCAGGACCGCGCGACAAGCGCCGTCTGA
- a CDS encoding GNAT family N-acetyltransferase, translating into MTTATPRPAPLPYPSRPPASRPPSPRVRTARVPDAAALAELSRPFVRSGALRERPDTLYAAQAAEFLVAVAPGGGLEGCVGLRVYSPDPVTGHGPAGVLYNFCVAGHRQGRGVGAALLRAALAMARAQSLGALFTATTGSGRLFLRYGFAPAGVRRAPRPWADSLDPRRNARILARTL; encoded by the coding sequence TTGACCACGGCCACGCCGCGCCCTGCCCCGCTGCCGTACCCGTCCCGCCCGCCGGCGTCCCGTCCGCCGTCGCCCCGCGTCCGCACCGCCCGCGTCCCGGACGCCGCCGCGCTGGCCGAGCTGTCCCGGCCCTTCGTGCGCTCGGGGGCACTGCGGGAGCGGCCGGACACCCTGTACGCGGCGCAGGCCGCAGAGTTCCTGGTGGCGGTCGCGCCCGGCGGCGGGCTGGAGGGCTGTGTGGGCCTTCGGGTCTATTCGCCCGACCCTGTGACCGGCCACGGCCCCGCGGGGGTCCTGTACAACTTCTGTGTGGCCGGGCACCGGCAGGGGCGCGGTGTGGGGGCGGCGCTGCTGCGCGCGGCGCTGGCCATGGCGCGCGCCCAGTCGCTCGGCGCGCTGTTCACCGCTACCACGGGCAGCGGCAGGCTCTTCCTGCGGTACGGCTTCGCGCCGGCGGGCGTACGCCGGGCCCCGCGCCCCTGGGCCGATTCCCTGGATCCCCGGCGCAACGCGCGGATCCTCGCGCGCACCCTGTGA
- a CDS encoding alpha/beta hydrolase-fold protein — protein MTGLATGRTAAAESPFAGFGLPGGPGTDAFWAAARTPVSRPDGNGGWVTLFLWRGSPADIAFESWSQQVPLRRWDDTDCWYAEVPMPARLRVTYQIIADDGAHADPFNPSGAGGDRSIAATPDAPEQPYWPVVGADDVLPVPATRLRWASARLGGRRTVRVHPVGGGGPVVLLLDGDDWLYLHPAAAAFDAAFADGAMPPATLVFLPAKDRAGEFTCRPELWEAVRDELLPLVAQSGVPAGLDRLVVAGQSLGGLSAVYAALEFPDLVSRVACQSGSFWWTPDCASRTDLLAGPLGGAIADRLRERPDLSGLRIAFDAGEHETRMLPHCAPVEALTEQAGATVRVSRSASDHDRAGWRHALLRDVAWALA, from the coding sequence ATGACCGGCCTCGCCACCGGCCGCACGGCCGCTGCCGAGAGCCCCTTCGCCGGGTTCGGACTGCCCGGCGGTCCCGGCACCGACGCGTTCTGGGCGGCGGCCCGGACCCCCGTGTCGCGCCCCGACGGGAACGGCGGCTGGGTGACGCTGTTCCTCTGGCGCGGCTCCCCCGCCGACATAGCCTTCGAGAGCTGGTCGCAGCAGGTGCCGCTGCGCCGGTGGGACGACACGGACTGCTGGTACGCCGAGGTCCCGATGCCCGCGCGGCTGCGGGTGACCTACCAGATCATCGCGGACGACGGGGCGCACGCCGACCCGTTCAACCCGTCCGGCGCCGGCGGCGACCGCTCGATCGCCGCAACGCCGGACGCCCCGGAACAGCCCTACTGGCCCGTCGTCGGCGCGGACGACGTGCTGCCCGTGCCCGCCACCAGGCTCCGCTGGGCGTCCGCACGGCTCGGCGGGCGCCGCACCGTGCGCGTCCACCCGGTGGGCGGCGGCGGCCCGGTGGTCCTGCTGCTCGACGGGGACGACTGGCTGTATCTGCACCCGGCCGCGGCCGCGTTCGACGCGGCCTTCGCCGACGGCGCGATGCCGCCCGCCACGCTCGTCTTCCTGCCGGCCAAGGACCGGGCGGGCGAGTTCACCTGCCGGCCCGAGCTGTGGGAGGCGGTCAGGGACGAACTCCTGCCGCTGGTCGCGCAGTCCGGTGTCCCCGCCGGCCTTGACCGGCTCGTGGTGGCCGGGCAGAGCCTCGGCGGGCTGAGCGCGGTGTACGCGGCCCTGGAGTTCCCGGACCTGGTCTCGCGCGTCGCCTGCCAGTCGGGCTCGTTCTGGTGGACGCCCGACTGCGCGAGCCGCACGGACCTGCTGGCGGGCCCTCTCGGCGGGGCGATCGCGGACCGGCTGCGGGAGCGCCCCGACCTCTCCGGGCTGCGCATCGCGTTCGATGCGGGCGAGCACGAGACCCGGATGCTGCCCCACTGCGCGCCCGTCGAGGCCCTGACCGAACAGGCGGGCGCCACCGTCCGGGTGTCCCGGTCCGCCTCGGACCACGACCGCGCGGGCTGGCGGCACGCCCTCCTGCGCGACGTCGCCTGGGCGCTGGCCTAG